The window CACTTCTTGGCCTCGGCAGGATCCTTCTCGGTCCCGACTCCGTCGAGGTAGCAGCGTCCCACGATGAACATCGCATCGGGATCGCCGTTGTTCGCCGAGAACAGGTACGACTGGAAGGGCGATTCGTCTCCCTTGAGCTCGACCTTCTTCCCGGTCGCCCCTTCGACGATCTGCCTGGAGACGATGTGTCCCTGCTCCGCTGCACGGGTGTACCAGATCAGGGCCTTCTTCTCGTCGGCCTTCGTCCCGATACCGTTCGCGAGACAGTATCCGGTGTAGTACTGGCACAGTACATTCCCTCCGTCCGCTCCCTTGAGGAACCACTCGTATGCGAGCTTGTCGTTCTTGGTCGTCCCGACACCCTCGAAGTAAGCGTAGGCGACATGGTACTGCGACTTGCCGAAACCGTTGTTGGCGAGCTTGTTGTGGAGTTCGAAGGCCTTCTCGTTGTTCCTCTCGACTCCCCTTCCCTTGGAATAGGCCTCGGCCACGGAGAACATGGCCTTCATGAAGTTGTCCTCCGCCGCACGGCTGAGCCAATCGAAGGCCTTCTCGTTGTTCCTCTCGACCCCCTTCCCTAAGGAGTACGCGGTACCGACGTTGTAACATGCCACGGTGTTGCCGTGGGCCGCCGACATCATGTAGTATCTCAGGGCCGCCTTGGCGTCCTTCTTGAATCCGACTCCCTCCGTGAGGTTGTCTCCCGTGATGAGCTGTGCGTATCCGTCACCGAGGTCGGCCGCCAGTCTGAACCATTCCGCCGAGGTCTTGGTGCTCTTGGGCACCTGCTTGCCCTTGGCGTAGAGCTGACCGAACATGATCATGGCATCGGTCTGTCCGAGATCCGCCGCCCTCTGGAGGAACTCCAGTCCCTTGTCCCTGTTCTTGTCCTCCCCGACTCCGCCGAGGAAGCATCTGGCCATTCCGTACAGTCCGTCGCGGCTCCCTCTGAGGACGGCGGCCGTGTACCATGCGTTGGAATAGTTGCCGTCCTTCTCCACGCCGATACCGTCCATGTAGCACTTTCCGAGCTCGTACATGGCGTCGACCGAACCGAGGCTGACTGCCTCATCGTAGAGCGAGAATGTCCTCTTCGCATCGCGCTCGACACCGAATCCGTACTCGTAGCACTTGGCGAGGGCGAGATACGCTGGCGCGAACTTCTTGTCGACCAGCGCCTGCAGCAGCTTAGCACCCTGTCCGCGATCCCTCTTCATCCCGGTACCGTTCAGGGTGCACATCGCGACCTGGAGCGCCCCGTAAGGGCTGCCCATGGACTCGGACCTCCTGTATGCGTCGAGTGCCTTGGCGGGGTTGAATGCCGATCCGACACCGAGCTCATACAGCCTTCCGAGGATGTAGGCCGCATCGGCATCCTGCTCGGATGCCTTTAAGAAATATTCGAAAACCGCAGAATCCTCCTGCGTATCGTGTGTCTTGTAGTAGTCGGACAGAGCGAGGAACGAATCCAGGTCGCCCTTGAGAACCGCGCGGAGGAACCACATGCAGGCCTCATCCGAGTCCTGTCCCACGATGATTCCGTTCTGATAGCAGGTACCTACGACAAACGCGGACGTCTGGTGACCCAACTGGGCCGCCTTCTTGTACCATCCAAAAGCCGTCTCATCGTCCTGCTCTGCGCCTTCTCCGAGTGCGAACATCTGCCCCAGCTTGAAGCAGGAACACACGTCTCCCGCTTCAGCCATGGAAGTCAATTGCTCTAAGGATTGCATCACGTTCGGATAGCCTTGGATAAGTAATAAAAACTATGGCGGTACGCTCAGTCTTTAGCGCCTTTCATACGGTCCAATCTGCCGTTGCGGATGTAGATCATCACTCCTGCGAACACCAGCAGGAAATCGAAGACGTAGAACGCGAGGACGTAGGTTATGTCATCGTTCACAATCTTATTAGCGATGCCGAAGAGATATCCTATCAATATAGCCAGCATGAAGACTACGCTGGTACCGATGTTCGTGCGCGCCCTGTACGCCTTGGTGAGGTTGAAAGGCCATGAGACCGCGAAACAGACAAGCATCGCGGCCTCCAACAATCCGAATGCCATGGCACCTCGATGTGAGGACTAGGATATATCTGTGACCGTCCCCGGTGATGCAGGTATCTATACCTGATATTCGACTCGTGTCGAACACTTCGTTTGCATCCTTATTATATCCGACCCCTATTGCGGTTCATGGATCTCACGAGAGAGGAAGAGGCCATACTGAATGGCGAGGAAGGAGAGGGCAGGCAGAAGGCCATGGAGCTGGTCACCGCCCTCGGTAAGATCTACGGGGCGGACAGTCTCATCGACATCACGTCCGCACACCTCTCGGGAGCGTCCTACAAGACGATCGGCGACGGCGGCCTGAAGTACCTCGAGGACCTGGTCGGCGGAGGCGCCACCGTATCGGTCCCGTCCACCCTGAACCCCGTCGGGATGGACAGGGACAGATGGAGGGAGATGCACATATCCGAGGAGTTCGCCGAGAAGCAGCTGAGGATCATCGACCTCTACGGGCAGATGGGCATCAAGAAGACCTGCTCATGCACCCCGTACGTGGGCCCGAACGTTCCCTCCATGGGGGACCATGTGGCCTGGGCGGAATCCTCTGCACTCAGTTTCGTCAATTCATACATCGGAGCAAGGACCAACAGAGAGGGTGGCCCGGGAGCACTCGCCGCGGCGATCCTCGGGAAGACCGCCAACTACGGGCTGCACCTCGACGAGAAGAGGGTGCCCACCGTGGTCATCGATGCGGACATAGACGGCTCCGTATTCTCATATTCGCTGCTGGGACAGGCCGTGGGAATGGCCATCGGCTCCGGCATCCCATACTTCAGGAACATCTCTCCGGAGGTCGAGGAAGCCAAGGCACTGTGCGCGGCGATGGCCGCATCGGGATCCATCGCACTCTACCATGTGGAGGGCGTCACCCCCGAGGCCGGCAACTACGACGTCTCCGGACTGGAGACGATCCACATCGGCAAGAAGGAACTGGAGAACGCGTACGACAAGCTCAACCGCACCGAGGACGTTCAGCTGATCGCCATCGGGTGCCCCCACCTCACCGAGAAGGAGATGCATCAGATCGCATCGTTCCTCAAGGACAAGGAGAAGAAGAACAAGGACGTCGAGGTCTGGTTCTGCACCTCCGCTGAGATCAGGGAGAAATGCCCCGAGGATGTCAGGATAATGGAGAGGTTCGGACCCGTTCTGGCGGACACATGCATGGTCGTCGCCCCCATCGAAGGAGTGTTCGAGAAGACCGGTACCAACTCCGCCAAGGCGGGGAACTACCTTCCGACCCTGTGCTCGCAAAAGGCGATGTGCAGGGACATCGCAGCACTCATGGAGGTGGTGATGTGATCTTCCAGGGACGCAGCATATCCAACGGCAGGGCCAAGGGAGAGGTTATCAAGCTCGACGAGCCCCTCAGCTTCCTGGGAGGGGTGGACGGATCCACCGGGGACCTCAGGGTCAGGGACGGCAACGTCGCAGGGAAGATCCTGGTATTCCCCAAGGGAAAGGGCAGCACTGTAGGTTCCTATGTCATGTACGACCTCATGGTCCACGGCAAAGAGCCAGCTGCGGTAATCAACGAGTCCGCCGAGACCATCGTGGCAACGGGTGCGGTCATCTCCTCCATACCCATGGTGGACATGATCCCGTCCGTCAGGCTGTTCGAGGACGGGGACATCGTCACCGTCGACGCGACCAACGGGACGGTGGAGATCGAAGGCATCGTCTACAAGGAGATCGTATCGTCCGTTGTCTCCAAAGGCAACAAGTGCATCCTGGAGAAGCGCCCGGAGACCAACCATTCCTATCCCGGTTTCTGGTCCCTCGTGGCGGGCAAGATCGAGGAGGGAGAGACCGCGCTCGAGGCTGCACGCAGGGAGATCCTCGAGGAGACATCCATCAAGGTGAATGAGCCCCTTGGCACAATGGAGCCCCTGTACGTACGCGAGGGCAAGACGCTGTTCAAGGTCTATCCGTTCCACTTCGACTCCGAAGGGCAGGAGCCCGTTCTCAACGAGGAGAATGAGGGTTACGTGTGGGCATCGGTCGAGGATGCCAAGGAAATGAAGACCGTCACCGATACCGTCAAGGTCATGTCAGCATTCCTCAGCTGACGTCGCGCGCGCTCAAGTATATATAGCGCGAGCATATCACAACATCCCATGCAGACCTATGTTATCGAGAAGACGAAGACCTCGGTCAGACTGGGATTCAAAGATGCCAACCTCACGCTGATCACTCCTCTCATGAAGGAGCTGAACGCGGACCCCAACGTCGCTCTCGTCAGATACATCGATGAGCACCCGGAGCTCAAGGACCGCGTACTCTACGTTGAGGTCAAGAAGGGCGACGTGATGAAGGTCATCGATAAGGCAGCAAAGGCTGTTTCTGAATACTACTCCAACTGATGTACCGCAAGTGCACCACGGCCGAAACCAAGATCGGGATGCACAACTACCTGTGCGACACCGACGGTACCGGCGGACATCTGAAGACCCTCCCGGAGGACTTCGTCGTCAGGGAGATCTCCGACCCACCAAGGCAGAAGGACAACGGCGATTATTCCATAGCCACAGTCACCGCCAGGAACTGGGAGACCAACCGCATGGTCAGGCTCATGTCCCGTTCCATGGGCGTCTCCAGGGACAGGATAGGCTTCGCGGGGACGAAGGACAAGAGGGCCGTCACCACACAACTCATGTCCGTCTACGGGCCCCCGGAACTGTTCGACAAGATCGACCTCAAGGACCTCGAGGTCAGGGACGTCTACAGGGGTGCAAGGGGCATCAGCATAGGCGACCTGATCGGCAACGAGTTCGAGATCACCGTCAGGGACTGCACGATGGACCCTGCGATGATCAAGGACACCGTGGATGCGGACATCTCCACCATCAGGAAGACCAGCGGATTCCCCAACTACTTCGGGGTCCAGAGGTTCGGCGCCGTCAGGCCTGTGACGCATCTCGTCGGCGAGAGGCTGGTCCGCGGGGACATCGAAGGAGCCGTCAGGACATACATCTCATTCACCACCCCCGAGGAGGACGAGGTCCTTCAGCTCAAGAGGAAGGAACTGGAGGACACCCCGGTCTCCGATTGGGGGAAGGTCTTCGGATCGATCCCTCCAGCCATGGCCTTCGAGCGCATGATGGTCGGCGTCCTCATGAACGACCCCGAGGATTGGATAGGGGCCATCAGCATTGTGCCAGCTAACCTTCAGATGATGTTCACCCACGCATATCAGTCATGGCTGTTCAACGAGATGCTCAGCAGGAGGATGAATGCGGGACTCCCCCTCAACGCACCCGTGGAAGGGGACATCATAATCCCGCTGGATGCCAACAGGATACCTCAGCACGAGAATCCGATCCTCACCACCGCCAAGAACATAGACCTCGTGACGAGGCAGGTCAGGGCGGGAAGGGCGTTCGTTACCATAACCCTCTTCGGTTCCGACGGGGAACTGGCAGAGGGCGAGATGGGTGAAATCGAGCACAAGGTCATCGAGGAGAACAGGCTGAGCCACGAGGACTTCGTCATCCCCGGACTGCCCAGATGCACCTCCAAGGGCAGCAGGAGGGAGATCCTCTGTCCCCTGAAACAGATCGATTATTCCATCAAGGACGAGGGTTATTCCCTCAGCTTCTCGCTTCCCAAGGGCAACTACGCCACATGTCTCCTAAGGGAGTTCATGAAGTCCGAGATGAGGGATTACTGACCCTTCAGTAGCAGCTGTATCTGCCTGGCCTGGTAAATCCCGACCTTGCAGGCACGCATGATCTCGAACAACGTTGAACCCTGGACCCTGTCCAGGACCATCTTCAGCGAATCGTCGCGGCCGACCTCGCATCTGAGGGCCTTGCCCATGTATGCGGACAGACGCTTGGCCTCATCCACATCCTTGAACGATCCCGAGACGAATATCTTCTCCAACGAAGGCTTCTGGCCGGATTCCAGGTCCTTCCAGTTGAGTTTCAGTACGACCTCGTTGGAGGCGCGTTCCATCTTCTGGAAGTCCGGCGAGCCGGGTATGATGTCCCCGAACGGCGCATCCCTCACGATGTAATCGCGGATCTCCTCCAGTTCCGGGCCCTCGAATCCCATCGCCAACAGGAGATCCTCGTCATCCGGGGCCATCCTGGATACGTATGCACGGCGCAGCACCTTCTCGGCAGACCTCTTGACCCTAAGGTCCTCTATAGGTTCCGGCTCCGCCTTCTTGAGGCTCCTGGCCTCCTCGTCGTGACCGGCACTGACCAGCACTTCGGACATCTCCTTCAGGAGGGCCTCGTCCTGCACGTTGCACGCTCTGAATAGTTTGTATGCCTCCGTGACGCCCGAGTCCTTACGGGAATCCTTCCTGATCCTCGCCAGCAAGATCGCGGTCTCGGGGTCGTTCGGGGTCTTCTCAAGGATCATCACCGCCTGGGCGTCGGCACGGGAGAGGTATCCCCTCTCGAACAGCTTGACTGCCAGTATGTAACGCAGGTCCCTGTTCGTGGGATCGCGGTTGACCGCCATGGAGTAGCTGTCGATGGACCTGTCGTAGTAACCGAGTCCCTCCTGGGCATCGCCCTTCTTCGCCAGGATCTCCGGGAGGTTGAGGCCAAGCGCCATCGCCTTCTCGTATTCCTGGAGGGCTCCCCTGAACTCGGATTTGGCCAGTTTCACGTCACCCATCGCCTCATGGAACTTGGCGCTCTTGGGGTTGGACTTCAATGCCTCCGTGGCAAGGTCCTGCGCCCCTCTGACATCGCCGTCCAGCAGGAGGATGGAGACCTTCATGCAGACATACCTCGGCTCCTCGCCGTCGATGGCTATCGCACGGTCGATCGCCCTGAGGGCCCCCTTGTAATCCTTGATGGATATCATGGAATCCGCTATGGCGGCGGCAGCAGCGGCATCCTCCGATGAGAGGGCCTCCTCTCCGGGCTCCTGTTCCTCCGATGTGCTCTCGATTCCCTGCGAACCCTCCTCGATGGAATCTATGGCCATCCTTATCCTTGCGGAGGTCTCGTCCTTGGCCAGGGCCTCCTCGAGGACCTTCAGGGCATCATACCTCTTGTAATTGGCCAGATAGCAGTTCGCCAGCTCCAGTGCCGAATCCTCCGACGGCACCGCGGCATGGACCTCAAGGGCCACCGCCAGCCCATCGGAGGGCTTCCCCGATTCCCTCAGGACCCTTGCCCTCAGCAATGCGACATCAGGATTGGACGGGTCGGTGACCGAGCATATGTCGATGAAGAACATCGCCTCATCGTACCTGCCGTCCTTCTCCAGTATGACGGCCTTCCTCGCCATCGGATACACGGAATCGGGATCGAGCTCGATCGCCCTGTTAAGGGATTCCACCGCACCGTACAGGTCGTCGAACCTCTCCTGTATCGCCGCCTTGGATATCCAATACTCCGAATTGTTCAGGTCGAACAGGACGGCACGGTTGTAGGAGGTCTCCGCGGATTCGAAATCGCCCCTCGCCTCATCGGCCATACCCTTGGAGTGCCAGATGACGGGATCGTTGGGTGCCAGCTCGGCCGCTGCGGCGTATGAGATGGACGCTTTCACGTACTCTCCGAGGTTGTATTCCGCGTTGCCCCTGAGCATGCGTATCTCCGGGTCCGGGGCCATATCCTTCTCTATGTCATAGCAGAGGTACATGGCCTCCCTGTACTGTCCCGCCTCCATCATGGAGCAGAGTACCTTCAAGACGTTCTCCCTGCTGGGGTCCAACCTCAGGACGTTCCTGAGGGTGAGCATGGAACCGTTCATGTCCCCGCTCTCGCTCATCGCCCCGGAGAGGGTCATCATCGTCGTCACGTCGCCCGGATCCGACTCCAGTATGCGGCGGCAGATCTCGAGAGCGCCCTGGACGTCGTTCTTCTTCACCAGGATGTCCTTCTTGAGGACCAACGCATCGATGTTGTCAGGATCCTCGGTCAGGATCCTGTCGATGTCCTTCTCGGCCCCTTTGACATCCTCGGATATGAAACGGATCCTCGCTGCCAGTATCTCCACCGGCAGGTCTCCCTTGCCGACACGGGCCGCGGCCCTGGATGTGGCCTTGGCCCCGCGGATGTCCCCTTTGGAGAGAAGGTATTTGGAATAGATCACAAGATAAGCGGGATCCTTCCTGTTGGATGCCTCCATCCTGTCCATGACGGTCTTGGCATCGTCGTACCTGCCCATGGACATGAGCATACCTGCCATCTCCGAATAGTCCAGTGTGCCCGTGTATTCGCTGTCCAGGTACTCGCTGATGGCGATCATCAGGTCCCCTGCGGAGTCCTTCTGTGCGTAGGCCGATATGCGGCCCTTCATGGACCTCGGTGAGGTCATGTCGATACCGTCGTAGATGTCCAGGGCCGAATCGGGATCGTGACCCGCTATGAACGCCTCCGCCGCCTCGTACCTCACGAAGACTGGTGAGTCGGGGACGAGCTTGTCGAAGACCATCTTGGCCGAGTGCCAGTCCTTCTCGTCCGCGTTCAGCCTCGCGGATGCGAGCAGAAACTCCCAGTCCCCGTTCTTGTAATACTCTGAATTGACGAGCTTGTCGGTGGCGGCCTCCTTGTCGCCCTTGAACCAGCTGTCGTACACCGAATAGAGGTCCCTGAGCCTTGGGTCCTTCGGGACACGCATCCCCTTGCCCCTGTATGCCTCCTGGACGGACTTCCTCTCGGACCACAGTCCGCTGGGATCGTCCTCGTTGAGCATATCATAGAGCTCCATCGCATCAGGATCGATCTCCAGTGCGCGCCTGGCACTGTCCACCGCATCGATGGTGTCCCCTTCCCCGTGGTAGATCTTGGCCTCCGCCGCGTACCTGTGGAACATATCCTTGGACGTGTTGTTGGCCAGTATCTCTGCCGCTGCGGTGATCTCGTTGTTGGCCACCAGCAGTTCCGCGGCCCTGATGGCCGGCGTGCAGTCCTGCGAACGCGATTTCGAGACCAGGAGCTTCATGGTGGTCCCGGATACTGAGCCGTATTCCGCCTGGAGGGCGTTCATGAGGCTGATGAGTATCGCGGGATGTATCCCCACGGGAGCGGACTGGATCTTGGATGAAATCAGATCGAGCTTCTGTTTGGTCAACTTGCCGTTAAGGGTCTTCCAGATGTGATACCCCTCGAATGAATCAAAGACCGGCAGATTGTCCATGCGTCATGAAATCGCTTGCAAACGTATAATCCTATCATCTGGAATCAGGTCCCGCGGGGATCCGTTTTTAAGATGCTGGACAGTATGCTGCGATCCACCTAGATAAGGTTAAATACTTCACTCCAATAAGGGAGTTTCAGTGCAGCTGTGATCTAGTTGGTTAGGATCTGACCCTTCCAAGGTCATTGCCCGGGTTCGAATCCCGGCGGCTGCACTCATTCTTCTATCCACTTATCAGGAATCGACCTTCATACCGATAGCTATCGCTAACGTGATTCTCTGAAGAACTTTCCAATTCACTTAATAAGGACGCTGTCGACACCGCGGCAGGATTTGATCATCATTATGACATTCTCCTGCAACTTCCCGTCAACCACGATCTGAAGGGTCGAGTGCTCCCTGTCCCCCTCGTCGCTGACCATCGCCTGTCTAAGGGTGATACCGGAGTTGTAGAGTACCGTCGTGACGTCGGCGATGATGCCTGGCACTCTTGCATCGGTGGGTATGATGACTATCGCGGAACAATTGATCTGCTCCGCCATATCGACCATGGACAGCATCGGCCTGAGCTTGGAGAATATGCAGTCAAGCTCCGGTGTGGCGGAGATGTGCTCGAGCGTGGTCCTGACGACCCTCCTGTCCACATCGCAGGCGCGTGCTATGCCCGCATCGGTCTGCTCGATGTCGCCGCAATAGGCGACACCGTTGCTCACCCTGATACCGTATTCCAGAAGCTTCTGTGCGACCTTGCGCTGGGACGGATATCTCCTGAGCATCGATGCGATCTGATCCATGTATCTGTTATCGACTAGTGGGTATTTATGATGCACCCTTACGGTCATCAGCCGATATTATCATAACATGCTGAACCAAAACGTACAATCGAGTACCAGGTGTGGCATGACCACCAGGGGGCCGGAATTCCAGAGGAACGCGGAGAAGATCACCGCGGTGATCATGTATCCGACCATGGCACCCATCACCAGCTGGAGAGGCGTGTGCTTCCTGAGGACGTAACGGCTCCAGGCCACCGGGAACAGCAATATGAAATACAGCGCACCGAACGGCCAGAAGGCATAGGTCATCGCCATGCTGGGCCCTATGACGCCGCATGAGTGGACGCTGATCTTCCAGTACGGCGTGATGAGCATGAAGACGAAGGTCACCATCATGTAGCAGAACATCAGGACCGTCGCAAGCTTCGGAGCCTGGAAGTAGTACAACAGAGCGGTACCCAACATGTATCCGAGGACTCCGCATACCAACGGCATGAGCCTGTCATCCTTGTTCACGACATCCAGCTTATCCTCGTTGCCCGTCCTCCTTGAGAAGTACATGATGTTCACGATCGGGAGCACCGTCGCTGCGAAGAACGATATGCCGAAGAACTTCAGGAATTCCCCGGTATCGTACGTCTGGTACAGGCAGATGAGGAGGAACACTGGAATCGACAGGAACGGGGGCGTTCCGACCAGGGAGACGATCTTGGCGACCTTCTCCGTCCTGGGGGAGAGCACTCCATCGAATTTCCTTGATGGATCACGCACGGCCATTTCTCCTCACCTCCTCGAGTATCCTCTTGGTCTGCTCGTGGGTCTCCTCCACCGAGCCTGAATTGTCAATCTTGATCCACGAATCCGTGATCATGGCCATCCTCCTGCGGGTCTTGGCCAGCTCATCGACGGACTCGAACGTCTCGAGTGCCTCCCCTCTCTCGTAGATGCGCTTCATCGCGATCTCCGGCTCGATGTCCACGTAGATCTTGACATCCGGGACGGGGAGGACCATCTCTATGATTTTAAATGCGGGTCTGCACAGACTGTCCGGCAGATATGCGGCCGCCAGACTGTAGCGTACGAATATAACGTCATCGTACTCCTTTCCGTGCTTCCTCTTGAACCTGAGCGAATGCAGGACGTCGAACACGTAGTACAGGGTGGCAATGAGCACCGCGACCTTTCCGTCCTCGCAGAGGTACTTGGCCGCTGTCCTTCCGTATGCGGTGCCCGAATTGGGATGGGTGATCTCCAGGACCCTGCGTCCTTCCGCGATGAGCTGCTCCCTGATGAAATCTGACGATGTGGTCTTTCCCGACCCGTCCATTCCATCCACAGCGTACCAGGTCATGTTATCACAATCCGAGGAGTATCATGACGCCGGTCACGGCCATGCAGTTGACGATGTTGTCCACAGCCCCGGGGGTGAACGTCTCCGTTAAGGCGACCGTTCCTCCCGCCACCAGGCAGCATGCCCAGATGGGGATGATCGCATCGAAGTGTATTCCGGATGCCGGCGAGAGCGGCATGCATCCCAGGAAGACCACCAGGACGATCGAGACCAGTGCGGTGACGGTGAGGACCGCTAGGGTGCCTTCGATCGATTTGCCGTTGACGGACTTGTGCCTCCCGTACTTCTTACCGACAATGCTCCCGAATCCGTCACCCCAGGTCATGGCGACGATACCGATGGATGCCGCCAGCCAGTGATCGCTGAAGCACAATGCGACCAGGATCACGATGCTGACCACGTACAGGAACAGTCCCTGCTTGTGGCCCTTGTTCTGCGATATGTCCCCGAGCGCGGAATTGGAGATGGCATTGTCCTTCAGCATCGCGAAGAAAAGGATTATCGCGAACGGTACTGCAAAGAAGGCCTCCATCACCCAAGCGTTATCGAACATCCACCAGATGAACACGAAGTTACCGATTCCGATGTGGATGATCTTACGGATGTCAAACCTGTCGCCGGCTCTCTTCTGGATAAAGAGCGCGATTCCGAGAACAGCGACAATGAGCGCATAGACTAGGACGAGGGCGATGATGTCATTCATCGAAATCTGGAATATCCCTTCGTTTCCCATGCGCGCGCACCCGTTTTAATCACGTATTGTCCCACTCGTAATAAATGTAACGGCGATTGTTCGACAAACGTACCAAACAGCCAGCAGTCAAAAATGATCCGTTCAGACAATATCGCCATCCCTCTCCCGCAAAATGAATTATAAAGGATTCGCGATGAACATGCATGAACAAGTACCTTCAGCTGTTCAGATTGAACAATGCGCTCATCGGTTCGTTCGCCATCCTGATAGCAGCGTTCATGGCTGCAGGTACGTCAATGGTCGACTACAGTGTTAATCTTTTGATAGGGTTCTTCATCGTGTTCACCTTCATCGCCGGAGGCAACTCGCTCAACGATTACATCGATGTCGAGATTGACAGGACTGCCCATCCTGACCGTCCAGTCCCCTCCGGGAAGCTCACACCCATTCAGGCGAGGAACACCGGGGTAGCGATGCTCATCCTGAGCACCCTGCTGTCATTCCTGACCATAGATGTCCCATGCATCGTCATAGTGGTCGTGGCGGTCATCCTCATGGCCGCATACGAGATGGTTCTCAAGCAGAGGGGATTCGTCGGGAACCTGACCATAGCTCTTCTTACCGGGATGGTCTTCCTCCTCGCAGGCGCCCTCGTCGGCGACCCTATGAAGAACATCGCCGTCGGCGGCATGGCCGCTCTCGTCTCCGTCGGAAGGGAGATCTCCAAGGACATCGAGGACATGGCCTCTGACGAGGGAAGGAAGACCCTGCCCATGAGCATCGGTGTCAGGAACGCATCCATCATCGCGGCGGTCTTCTATATCGCAGGACCCATCCTCAGCTGGTACCCGATCTATCTGGATCCGGCCAACTACCTGTACTACATCGTGCTCCTGTCGGATGTGACGTTCTTCTACTGCGCGTACAAGGTCTTCTCGGATCCGCGCAAGGCGGAGAAGAAGGCAAAGGTAGGTATGCTGCTCGGTCTTCTGGCATTCATCATGAGCGCCATCTACTACAGCTTCCTCGTGTGATCCCATGAGGTTCACGAAGGACAATTCCGAACCAAGACCCATGGAGGTCTGGAACGCAAAGGTGGATTTCGACGGCTCGGATGGAGCTAAGAACAGGCCCGTGATCGTACTCGAAAAGGGGAATTCTGGCTATGTTGTTTTCATGGTCACCTCGCACGGCCACCATCCGGAGACGGACATCAAGCTCGTCGACCCCTACGAGGTCATGCTCGACAAGTCCTCCACGGTCCGCACGGACCGCACATTCTCGGTGAAGAGGGAACGCTTCAACTACAAGCTCGGAGACCTCGTACCTGACGACGTGGAGATGATAACGATGTTCTACGGACGCGTCAGGGGCGGCAGGCGCATAAAAACGGATTATGTCCGATCACGAGTACAGCCTGATGACCTTGCCCATGTTGATGAGATGGTCCGCTACCCTTTCCGAATCGGACGTCATCGAGAGGAACTCCGAACCCACGTCCAGCTTGCAGATCCCCTGGTTGAGCCTCTCCACATGGTTCTCGGCCATCTCGTCGGTGATGATGTCGACCTGCTCCTCGATGTCGTATGCCTCCTCCAGCGCGGCCTCGTTGTGCTCCGTGTAAGCCTGGACGATCTTCTCGTAGAGCCTGTCGATGAGACCCTGCATCGACACGATCTCGCTAATGGCATTGTCGGAGAACCTGACCCCGTCCGCCTCCATCTTCTGGGCATACTCCATGATGTTCTTGGAATAATCGCCGATGCGCTCCAAGTCGGAGATCGTGTGGTAGACGGTGGAGATGTAGATCTGATCCCTCTCGCTGAGCTTGTTCTCCGACAGTTTAACGAGGAACCTCGCGATCTCCTTGTTGAGGAAGTTGAGCTCCTATTCGTTGT of the methanogenic archaeon mixed culture ISO4-G1 genome contains:
- a CDS encoding DNA-directed RNA polymerase subunit L RpoL yields the protein MQTYVIEKTKTSVRLGFKDANLTLITPLMKELNADPNVALVRYIDEHPELKDRVLYVEVKKGDVMKVIDKAAKAVSEYYSN
- a CDS encoding tRNA pseudouridine synthase TruD family; translated protein: MYRKCTTAETKIGMHNYLCDTDGTGGHLKTLPEDFVVREISDPPRQKDNGDYSIATVTARNWETNRMVRLMSRSMGVSRDRIGFAGTKDKRAVTTQLMSVYGPPELFDKIDLKDLEVRDVYRGARGISIGDLIGNEFEITVRDCTMDPAMIKDTVDADISTIRKTSGFPNYFGVQRFGAVRPVTHLVGERLVRGDIEGAVRTYISFTTPEEDEVLQLKRKELEDTPVSDWGKVFGSIPPAMAFERMMVGVLMNDPEDWIGAISIVPANLQMMFTHAYQSWLFNEMLSRRMNAGLPLNAPVEGDIIIPLDANRIPQHENPILTTAKNIDLVTRQVRAGRAFVTITLFGSDGELAEGEMGEIEHKVIEENRLSHEDFVIPGLPRCTSKGSRREILCPLKQIDYSIKDEGYSLSFSLPKGNYATCLLREFMKSEMRDY
- a CDS encoding Sel1 domain-containing protein; the encoded protein is MAEAGDVCSCFKLGQMFALGEGAEQDDETAFGWYKKAAQLGHQTSAFVVGTCYQNGIIVGQDSDEACMWFLRAVLKGDLDSFLALSDYYKTHDTQEDSAVFEYFLKASEQDADAAYILGRLYELGVGSAFNPAKALDAYRRSESMGSPYGALQVAMCTLNGTGMKRDRGQGAKLLQALVDKKFAPAYLALAKCYEYGFGVERDAKRTFSLYDEAVSLGSVDAMYELGKCYMDGIGVEKDGNYSNAWYTAAVLRGSRDGLYGMARCFLGGVGEDKNRDKGLEFLQRAADLGQTDAMIMFGQLYAKGKQVPKSTKTSAEWFRLAADLGDGYAQLITGDNLTEGVGFKKDAKAALRYYMMSAAHGNTVACYNVGTAYSLGKGVERNNEKAFDWLSRAAEDNFMKAMFSVAEAYSKGRGVERNNEKAFELHNKLANNGFGKSQYHVAYAYFEGVGTTKNDKLAYEWFLKGADGGNVLCQYYTGYCLANGIGTKADEKKALIWYTRAAEQGHIVSRQIVEGATGKKVELKGDESPFQSYLFSANNGDPDAMFIVGRCYLDGVGTEKDPAEAKKWFNRGAAGGNLASKRALLQMRNKGI
- a CDS encoding NUDIX family hydrolase produces the protein MIFQGRSISNGRAKGEVIKLDEPLSFLGGVDGSTGDLRVRDGNVAGKILVFPKGKGSTVGSYVMYDLMVHGKEPAAVINESAETIVATGAVISSIPMVDMIPSVRLFEDGDIVTVDATNGTVEIEGIVYKEIVSSVVSKGNKCILEKRPETNHSYPGFWSLVAGKIEEGETALEAARREILEETSIKVNEPLGTMEPLYVREGKTLFKVYPFHFDSEGQEPVLNEENEGYVWASVEDAKEMKTVTDTVKVMSAFLS